The Dokdonella sp. nucleotide sequence AGGCCGACGAAGTCACGCGCTACCGCCTCGCCCAAGAGGTCAAGCGTCTGACCCTGCCGGGCGAGATGGGCGAGCGATTCCAGCTCATGCTGTTCGCGCGTGACCTGCCGATCGAAGCCTTGCCACAGGGATTGGCCGCGATCGATGAGCGACGACGCCTGTGAGCGGGATCGTTCGATGCTGAGCTCGCTCGTCTCGCCACTGCGCTTCGGCGTGTTGTTTGCGCTGCTCGCGCTGTTGCTCTGGCGCTGGCTGCCAAGGCCGCTGCGCATGCTGGTGATCATCGTGTCGGTCGGCTGCCTCGCCCTGACCACACCACTGGTCGCCAACACGCTGGTCGGCTGGCAGGAGGCGCGCGTGCCGGCCATGGGCTGTCCGGCGGGGACAGGATCGACGATCGTCGTGCTCGGTGGCGGCGTCAGCCGCGAAGCACGCGGCGATGACGACTTCTCGGCACTGACCGAGGCCAGCCTGCGCCGTTTGTTCGCCGGCGTCGCACTTGCGCGTGCGCAGCCGGATGCGCTGCTGTTGATCTCCGGTGGCGTCAGCCGTTTTGCATTCAGCGAGAGTGGTTTGATGGGTGCGCTTGCGCGCCAGCTCGGCGTCGCGCCGGAACGTCTGCGCCTCGAACACCGGTCGCGCACGACCTGGCAGAACGCGCGCTACTCCTCCGAAATGCAACCGCCGATTGCGCGCCACATCGTGCTGGTGACGTCGGCCCTGCACATGCCGCGGGCGCGTTACGCCTTCGAGCAGGCCGGCTTCGAGGTCTGCGCATGGCCGGTCGACTATCGCCACGCACCCTTCGGCGGCGTTGGCTATTTCCTGCCATCGACGACCGGTCTTCTCAAGGCCGATCTCGTGCTGCACGAACTCGTCGGCGAAGCAGCCTATCGGCTGGGTTGGCTGCGCGACACCACCCGTGACCCGCATCGTGATGCAGGTGAAGGTTGAGCACGTGACGCGGCATTCGCCGCTTTCGACAAACGCCCCCGTGGCACCAGCGGTCAGGGGGCCTTGCGTGCGTCGGCGGTGAGTTCGTTGCGCAGCCACTCATCGAGCAGGCGCTTCTCGTAGCGCAGCGGGTCGCTGGTATTGGCGATCGTGCGGGTGAGGAAGCCGGGGTCGCGCAGCTTGCGCTCGCCTTCGGCGATGACCCGCCCATCGGCGCCGCTCAGAACGAACTTCAGGTCGATTCGCGGCGGATAGATGTCCTTGACGATGCGAACGTCGTCGTAACGCGAGCCGCGC carries:
- a CDS encoding YdcF family protein — protein: MLSSLVSPLRFGVLFALLALLLWRWLPRPLRMLVIIVSVGCLALTTPLVANTLVGWQEARVPAMGCPAGTGSTIVVLGGGVSREARGDDDFSALTEASLRRLFAGVALARAQPDALLLISGGVSRFAFSESGLMGALARQLGVAPERLRLEHRSRTTWQNARYSSEMQPPIARHIVLVTSALHMPRARYAFEQAGFEVCAWPVDYRHAPFGGVGYFLPSTTGLLKADLVLHELVGEAAYRLGWLRDTTRDPHRDAGEG